GTCGTGGCGTAGTGCACGCCGCCCACGTTGAGCTCGAGGACCTCGGGCGGCGCGTCCGCCATGGCTGAGGGTTGAGGGCGCAGTGTCGGAGCGACTGCGCGTCCCTCGCTCCTCCCTGACCCACTTACCGCGCGTCTCGGCGCCGCCGCGCGAGCCCATCAATAACGCACGCCCGGGTTACTGACTCGAACGTAATTATTTCCTACCCTTTCGAAGGAAAACTCCTCCGTAAAAGCCTTCAAGGTCGATGTCTATTGTTAGCTAACAGATGGTATATAATTCTTTGATTCGtctaaatgttattatttgctTTGCTCTTTTGTGTCCTTAATAAATTGTGTTCtgacaaaaaaatgttacacTCCGCGTTTCCGTTTCCGTTCTCAACTGTTTGTGGAAAGATCTAACGTGTTATTATAAGCGTATTGGCAGCCATCAGTCATATCTAAATGAAAGTAACTCATATTAAATCCACTAGAGCATAAACCTTGAAAGTCTTTCAGGCGTTAATGGGATGTCTCCCAAGGCACATATTTAGGGAGAAACTTTTTCATTCAACCGCCGACCCTagcacattatttttaatactttctcCCGACTCTCGCGTGTCGAAAATTACAAGCTCGCCTCCCTAGCGGAATCATTTCATGTAACCTGTAGcttgttacaaaaataccttAATCAAGTAATAATACTTGAAACTATGAAACCACCTGTAGGTTTTCCTCGAGTTCAGGGTTATTTACGTCGATACTCACTTATTCAGTGACAAATCGCGTATTCGACAGAATAAGGAATCTTGATGGATTGTTTACTTTGTGAATATATCACGTTTATGCGTCTTTTGCGATCATAAAAGTGCGGTTTACATTGGGGAAAAATGTTGCCTTGACCTTCATCCCTCTGGGAAACTTAAGATGAAAATTTCTCAGGGAGGCATCAACATTTGATAAAACGGAATCTGCAGCGCGCTGAGAGTTTTTACTGATTACTACAGTAATGAGTGAGTCGAGGCCTTTTATTACGGTCTCGGGAGATAAGCTTTTGTTTTCTGCACATTTGCGAGATGGAGGTTGACGCGAGAGcttaatgtaattaaaaattccCGTCGAGTCGTTCCATTTGTCAAGTTTTGCACGTAGcggttaattttaatattatattaacgtGTAAAAATtaaggtataaaataaaactaatagagATGCGCTTTTAAGCTGTTTGTATTTTAactttaatcaaataaattactaaTACCACATTACAGTCATGGGTAAACTCTCCCAATATCACATATCATTCAAAATACATATGAGTTACAGTTCATCTCGACGGATAtcaaaatccgtaaaagtaaaTTTTTCGATGTCCATCTGATTCCTAAATTCgcatttttctattttactacTGGGGCTGCCTGTGGTTTTCAGCCAATGCATCCTGTAAACACAGTAGGAATTTCTAGAAATTACGAGAAAACTAATTACAAAGCTGCGGAGACTTTAATTTGTCCGCTGGTCGCTCTGCGTAATGAATCGTGGTTTCGTATTCATTACGAGTTGCTAGGTTTCCCTGCGACGGATAGTATTAAATTGTAGCAAGATAAAAGTAAATCATTTTGTATACGAATATTTTCGTATCGAGTTGTGAATTTCAGAGGCCTAGCCGTTAAATGAGATTCGCCGCAGGGTGTTGGGAAATTCTTGATTGCATTTTTTTCGCTGCAAAATTGTACCCGAATAACAATGGCCGGAATTTTGCATCGTAAAATGAAGGGCGATAATACTTTTTGCATTTCACGACTAAAGTTGACACTTTATAAAGTTTGTTCATTGAAATTTTAAAGTGTGGAAAATGTTTCGAAGCGATTTATTTTGTTGGCTGAAGTCAGAATAGTGTATTGCTTTTATAGAGGCTTCCGCAATATTATTTCATGCAATCTTTATGTCCATTTCGATTGTATGGGTTGGCCGCCTatcaaattcatttttaaactgctCGGTAGCTGATAAATATCGCCATATCGCCATAGCAATTAcctattcattttatttcagaGAACTATCAGTTATTCGTTTTTAATTACGGTAGTTTATTGATACGAAGAATTCGTGATAAAGGAATTCAATTTGTTCTCTTCCagtattaattttgaaaacttaCATGGCCTCCATTTTGTCAGAAGGTCCTTGCATGTGGCCGAGCACAGTTCCATGGGGCGTATTCTTGCACCATCCTCGAAGACCAAGCTTCTGAGCTTGCTCTTTCGTATACTGTAGACAAAAATACCAACTTAAATATGTTGAACggctagcttctgccagcggtttcttCCGCGTCTTATGAATTAATCTGCGCACTTAAAAGAAGTACCCTTTAGCCTTACTCGATAAACCAGATAAGCAAACAATAGCAAACTCCTTGAGCTTTTGtaggtaatattagtaggtatagaagtAGATTATAGTCTACCTATGCTCGTATCGATTCGAATCGTAAGAACTAATGTTTCGCTTGAAGGATTCGTCCAAAGATAACATTATAGCACCGCGGCAATTATTGAAGTCTTGGTGCAGACAGTACAAAAATGGTTGTGAGTACATCCATATCCGATATGGATCGAAATTCCCATACATGCACATTGCACATTCTTTAAATTCAGGAGCAAGAAAAAGTCGttggagtatataagagagtacagacCTAAGGGCGTGTATATGGGTAGACATAGGTAGAGTAGGCACATATGTACAAAGGGATaatacataaggcagtacaaaAGAGGATACATAGGGAATGGAGAATGTATAAGAAATTAGATTGAAATTATTAGAAGGGACAGTGTTAGTAAATGAGGAATTgttaagggaagtacataagatagcACACAGGAGAATACATAGCTTGAGTAAATAAGTGAGTTTATACATAGAGTAGCAGACAAGGGTACATATTATAATGAACAAATAAGTGTGACATCACAAGTAAATTAGGGTTGTGTGCATACCTACATTGCCCAATTCTACATACACATAAGTAGATATGAGGCTTAACTGTTGTAATTAACTGGAATTGAATGTTGACGCCGAAGAATATACTGTAAGTCTATATAATCATTGCAAAAAAAGTATTGATTAATTGATGAAGTCCTGAAAGCAGCATGAGGTCCAAGAAATTAGCTTTCAACAGTAATTCACCTAATTAAGAGTACCACTTTTTGTCTGCTAAATAACAACCGTAGAAAttagtattaataataaaaagagaCAATATTCAGGTTTCTAACATTGAGATTCTGaatgtaatgagtcaaaatatgtaGTACAGGTTGGCATTGaaaccaatatttttatttgatatctAAGTATTTGGTCACTGGGttgtcttaggggcggagttaGCACTTTTGCATACCTTTCGAAAATAAACCCCCTGAACTGTCCCAAATACTTCAAAATCTGCAGATTTCAAGGCCATAGTTCTTCTAACCAATGTATTGTGGGAACAACTCTtaacataaactgttaaaattCTTTAACAGTTTTTTGCAAATGCACTATTGTGACAGCGACTTAGTGAAAATGTCATTGTGAAGTATAATTTCTGAACTGTGTCTATTGTttttgaaaagctttaaataaggTTGTAATGCAAACGAAAAACAACATGCTTTTTTACTTTCCTTATTAAGTTTCCTTTGATTTTGTATGTTCATTCAGTCATCACATTTTTAATGTGGGTATAAATAAAgacagtaattaaataaattgccaaTTAATGTTTTGTACTAAATTCACAATTAGCAGATTAGTAGAGTTCACTTCGACCGAACGTCTCACATTGATTTGCATGAGAGCTTGGCTGCCTTATTTTAAATTAGTTCTGTGTCATAATCAATCAggctttaaaagtaaatataggTGTCTAGACAAAAACCCAAGAACTAAAACCAAAGAAACTTAAATTGTAGAAGTGTGAAATGTGGTGGCtgttaaataaactattatcaTATGTTGAATTGTTTAATCACGTTAAGTCTAAATCTGAGTGCACTATCCGTTACATTTTTAGTTACGAAAATGATTAGGTATTAGGTAATGAAATGAGCAGCAGATTCCTGCCCTACCATCCTCAGTCTGTACAAGAGAATCTTCGATATCTATGAGCCACCTACAGAAGTATTAGTACCTACTCTTCTGTAGGTATATTCATAAAAGTGTAATTCAACTATTAATTACATACCTTTCGGAAGAATACTCCTTGCACCCGGCCAAATACTTCGAAGTCGACCGATTTAGCGCCACTCATTGCAGCTACCGTAACGTAGTTGCTTCTGAAAGCGGCAGTCACGGCTGATAAGATTAATACACGcagcatttaatttaatatatttctaaaataaaaataaacaaaacgcaCTGCTTATGAATTTTGTGTTTCACACTGTCGGGAAAATAGCTTTTCTTTTTTTCCAGATTGCACGAAAACAGTTGACATTAACGTTCCTTTCTACTAAAACAGAAACCCAAACGGGTGCCCATTTAAACgaagtaattttaataactttagaacatgaatttaaatcattcgtgAAAAAGTTAtaacttttaaaagaaataaaatttaaaatacctactttgtTACAAGAagttcaattaatttaaatttttacgtTGAGAATCCGTACAACGGAACGCTTTTCGCGAGCGCATGGTGACCCCATGTTCCGTTTCATGTaccattttttttcatatccATACTTTTTGCGACaaaagaagccagtaagtctgacaccagtctaatcaaggggtatcgggttgcccgggtaactgggttgaggaggtcagataggcagtcgcttcttgtaaagcactggtactcagctgtatccggttagactggaagcctaccccaacatagtttgggaaaaaggctcggaggatgatgatgactttttgCGACAAAATGTAGCTTCATATATACATATGCAAAATATACAcacttatatttatattgtagggcttattttaaaagaaaaccccGACTTAATAGTTTCCAACTGAACAATTTACAGAAAATAATTCTGGGACTTCTTAAGGTTTAGTGAAAGTTAAAAAGAAAAGTCGCATGTTAAGCGAACTGTCAATGTCATTCTGCTCTCGAAAATCGTCAGACTCAGTGGTGAgcgtaatttgtttgtttttatcgtTTTTCCATTATGAAATACACTTTTTGAAGTAATATTGACTGTCCCCATCTTTTGCAGAAGCCTACGAAAGTTTTAAATAactaattacaaataaaatatggcaTTCTTGAGCTGCGGCAGGTATGTTGACAAATTATGTAACAACGTTTGGGCTGGTGTTATTGGTTGTAGGATTGATGGTGTAGCATGTTTTAACATTGATGATGTTTCAGATTGGGCAGCCGTTCGGTGCTTGCAAGTTTAAACAAGGTTCCTACAGTATTAGCATCTGCAAATTATGCTCAAGCTGCAGGCGTACCTAAAATCGTGTATAAGAAGTATGAAGCGCCTAAATTGGAACACCATGACGACAGGAATGCCCGTCTGAAACGGCCGATGTCGCCACATCTTACGATATACGCCCCCCAGTTGACCAGCATACTGTCTATTACCCATAGAACTACAGGTGAGTTtaaatttgataataattgatGTTGTTAGGAGTCCATTACCAGTTTTTGATATCACAAATATTCAAAACTTATCTTTCCAGTAAATGTGTGACTATATTTTACAGTGAAAGATAGTTATACTCTTGGATGTTTAGTCAATTTCAGTCTTACAATATACAGTGCAAGTGTGTTTACATAACATTCATTGTTTTAGGAATTATCTTGTCTGGGTACTTCAGCGTGCTGGGAATTGGGGCTTTAGTGTTGCCACATGATATCTCCCACTACATCGCCATCGTTGAGAGCATGAATTTGTCACCAGCAACACTCTTTTTGGGAAAATTCCTGCTTGCTGCGCCTGTGGGCTACCATTTAGCAAATGGAGTCAGACATCTCTTCTGGGACATGGCTAAGGGACTCACAATCAAAGAAGTTTATGCATCAGGCTATACCATGTTAGGTCTTTCTGTAGTTATCACATTGATCTTAGCTGCTTTATAATCTTTTCCGACAGGAccagaataaaaaatgaaatattgttgggtattatttatttattgtcaatgtaagtaatgaaataaaagttaaaCAATCAGCCTTTGTTTTTGAGAattcatatttgttttgttagtgtCAATGTTTTACTGGTGCTGCTAAAGAAAACAGCTAGTCTTACAATAGTATTTTGTTAATTCGTCAATATATCAAAACCCTCAATAAAGGGCTAACTATAACTTATTCTAGGCGTTACCACAATTGGAAATAACATCATGGATTTGCTTGAATTTCTCAAAATCCATTTTCTCAGTAGTTGCTAATCCTCTAGCAGCATTctgaaacaataacatttacGATACAATAGAGTCTTTATTGGATGTTTGTCCATTTTTTGATAATGGGTACTTACGTGGAATATTACATCATTGTTCTTGAGGAATTCTCCATATATGTTGAATAGGTCTGTTCTGGTGTCAAGTAATTGGGCCAGAGCGAGTGGTGTGTGGGCAATAGAGACGTCAGATTGGAAGTCCTTGGCTGCTACCCAAGTGCGGGAAGGTGCCATGGCAATGTTACAAGTAGCGTAGTTTGCGAGGGAGTCCCTTCCACCTGCTTCGCGGTTCAGGCAGAGCAGCTCATATTGTGCTGCATCGAGGGATGGTAGTTCCGCACCtggtgttttataaaaaccatgCAATTTATAATTAGGTGAATTATGTTATTCATTAATTGTGATAGTTTTTATGATTTGAAATTGGTTCTTAATCCACAACAATATACTGCTATCATTTAAAAGGTGCACAAATGGTCAGCCAGGAAAGCCCCTAGTGCACTTAGTAATTACTATAAAATGATATCAACTTACGGAAAATAACTAACACGATTAGAAATGGAGTAAACAAGTTTTCTAATTGGATGAGTAattagctatattatattactagTGTTGGTTAACTTACTTGAGACAAAGGCCACGTCACCGCGGTCTTCGCTAAGACATGACAGTGGATTGCTGTCGGTTGAACACTGTTGTGTTAGTTTTGATACGTCATCACCTGAAACATAGGATAGTGTTTGAGTGCGTATCACGTATGTAGTTAGAGTTACTATTAGTCGGCAGATAATTAGTTTGGGCTCAAAATCAGTAGCCAGTATCACACCTAGGTTCTTAAAGTTTTGATTGGGAACCAAAATTTTGGGCATCAggtcaattgttttgtttttgtgttagatttaagtaaattttaggtattatttttgtatttgtagctATTGTGGACACCACTATCGAATTGGTTAAACTCACGGGTTAAACTGTAATGGTAGTgtgtatgtttaaataaataaataaataaaaataaatcaactgtcggccgaccgTTTAGTGTAGCTACTGTACTCAATAAGTGAATATCAATATGCTCAAATTCATTTAGtaactaataaattattacttaggttcttaaattattattgataaCTGATTAAGTTATGAATCTTTTTTAAAGGACTAGTAATGTATCGTTTAATCGTACCTTTAGGATTATTTTCCGGGTCATTGATTCCAGGGATACATGATCCAGCCGAGAAGAAAGATGCAAAGTTTTTGATGCACtgcagaaataaaatataagatggTTATTAAGAAAAGTGTTCTATAAATATCTAACTTGTTAGAGGCTAGCTTAGAGAAATGGGTCACGTAGTAACACAATAACACTCGTATCTTGTAGTAgcaattaatataaaagataaaaataaagtattttctctgctcttatgtactcttacgATTAAATTACTTAGGCAGTAGGGGTATCTATGTACCTGGTAGATTCTGGCCGTTGAACCTAATTAACCTTTGTCActagataatttaatttagaaagTATGAATAGAAACAACAAGTCTAAATATAGCGTAGCttcctaaaaaaaatactaggtaataaaaaaatacttgttgctATATCTCTTCCATAACAAGATAAAAAAACAGTACCTAGGCATATATTGCctgtcacaaaaatattgtgtagcactgattttttaaattggtatgAAGGTCAAAAAAATAATGGATAGTTAGGTGATCAACAAACCTGGTCGTGATTAATAACTTGTTTATTAATGAGGTAGTACATCGGAGCGAAGAAACCGCTGAAACTGCGGAAATTATCGTGGCAAGACCTGAAATGGTAAAGATTTGTCAATAACAGAACTGTGAATTTCAGGTAGCTTTTGTTCAGGATGAAAAAGTAAGGTGACGTAAAAAAGTTGTTCtgctatctatctatatctactaatattataaagctgaagagtttgtttgtttgtttgtttgaacgcgctaatctcaggaactactggtccgatttgaaaatttctttcagtgttagatagtgtAACACGGGAACAGGTTCGTACAGGttcgccgccgccgccatcaAGGTTACCTTATCGCACCACGCGAAACAAGTTGCCAGCTCGCTTTACGCATGACGGCTCCGTGTAGCATCTGCCTATCTCTCTCTCATTTATGTATAGCGTATCTTGTCGCACTCTTCTACGCCCGCATCAAGGCCGGCGGCCGCTCGGTCTgcgccaccgccgccgccgggCCGCGAGCGCAAGTTTAGTCGAGTAACCGAGAGAGTCACGAACGGTACAGACGCTAGTCTGTTGTTTTTccgtttaattttgtattttgtccatccatatttcttttgttataaAGTAACACCTAAATTGGTCACAGTTTTGTCATTTAGTgctttaaaacgaaaatacagtgttaactatatttacaatcaacaattagttttatttatcacgCTAAAAGTGGCTGCCCAACGTCTGGCCGAACGTAATTAGGTACTTAGGATTTGTGTTGGACCTAGATGAACCTAGAAGTGAAGTGTACCGTTGTAGGTATTAGGCTTTATTTCGCGAGAGTGCGTGCCGAATTCTCACTCTAGTGTTTTGTATTACCTAGGATACCTAACGCCTAAGACTGTTGCTGTTCGTAAGACTTTATTTAGTATTAGTGCTGAGTTTAGGTCTTGTAAACTGTGTAAATACATTTGTGTGGACCTAATAAGTGTTAACTATATTTACAATCaacaattagttttatttatcacgccaaaatagcccatttatcgaagaaggctataggctactttttatcccggtacgggaagtagttcccaggggatgcaggtgaaaccgctggcagaagctagtttattctataaaaaaattatttccGTACATTAAAGTATAGGCCTATAGACTTGTAACACCACTGCTTCGTTCACCTTAATTCCAAGAATCCAAGTTTTATTAGCTTGGCTTTGGCTTGGCTacctaaacaaaactaaaagatccataatagttacctaatAGTAAAGCCCTAAACTATCTAGATGATCCACACGTGTCCGAAAACTAGTTAAAAGTTATATCAAAAGCAAACGTTCATTAAAACTTCCATCGTAAAGTTCCGAAAGAAAGATGAAATAAGTTGGTCCTAGAATAATAGGACACTGTTACGTAGGCTAGAATGTTCCAGCAACGGCCTTTAACTAAGGGACGATTGATATTTcgaagaatataaataaataaataggtacaacaAATGACCGAATGAATCCAATCAGATGTTACTGTAAGAAatatataactttatttacttgGACGGAGATAGTTCGTTACACAATATTGTTGGGAATTTGTTCAGGAAAGTTTTTGATGCTGATTGGGTCCTTCATAGATCATTGAGTCAATACCTAGTTTAGGAAAGTTTTCCTTCCTTTACATTCGACCTTGTTGTACCTTATGTAATTTCTAACTTCTTGTTGGTATCCGCGTGCCGTGACTACCTATTTCCCGCATGtagttaaaaagtagcctattttcctaaaaagtagcctttttcAGGCTCCATCCTGTTTACTTTTCctttaaatcggtttagtagttttgccGTGACATTTGCACAGACAAACTGAGTCCCTTTCGCAATTTTAATGGTACCTATACATACTATAGTACAGTAagaaagtaagtacctaatctaTACCTACTCTAGCTAGTCTATTTATGTTCCCAGCTAATATCTAGACGTAGAATTACTAATGTCTTCTATGTCTATCTACAATTTTCCTCATCAGAATACCAGTCCATATTTTCTGGCTCCATCGTCCGATCAGTTCGCCCACATTTTGTAATAGGTAAATaacctaagtaaataaaatgctacATTGCTACCCTTACCTATGTCCTCTCAAGTCTTCAATCTTATTGAAAGAGGTTCCTTTCTTGACAACAGCGACTGCGTAGTTAGGAATCTTCGCGTCACCATACACTTCGTGGAACACTGGATGTAAGTTGTACTTCTTGACCGCCGCCATCACTCGCATGTCGTCGACGCTTGCCAAGTCTGAACCGTTGTCTTGTACCTGTGTGAAAATTTATTTAGCTAGGTGGACtatgtttttaaaagaaaagcGTGTTTTTggagttttatagaattatttagTTAGAAAAAGACATAATTGATCGAATTGGTATGTACTTCCGTACCTAGTTATTTTGTCTTCGGTGTTTCATATGAATTGAGATTTTtaacagtaggtaggtacgttctgcaacattattttgttattttatagattttgaGAGCCACTCGATGattgtttatttacacagaTCGCTTAGATAAATGATTTCTTAGGTACCCCGAAAAGTATTTCTCCACGAAAGCAAtcttgaaaataaacaaaaagttaaaagcAAAAGATACAATTCAAAGATCCCAATCGGAACAATTTAACCGGAATATTCGAATAACCAAACGAACTTTCAAAGCCGAGGAAATTAAAATCAAtggattcaaaatattttgaaacaaaacaatCGTTACTGCGGGAAATGGCTCAATTAAGACTTGCAAAGAGAAGAGCTTTATAGCACACATCTGGATAATAAAGTATTGATTGAAGGCAATTAATAGCACTGCCAATTAATCGTTCTGTGAGCTTTTGTTTTCAGCCGCAGATGATGAATGAAAGCGTTGACGTGGCTATAGAATTCAGATGCACATAAaaggcttttcaatttgttgttataagttcggccattcagagaatgcgttcctgacacgtcgcgattgaactgacgacgtaactttgcaatggcgttgcagttacgataaaaatatttttgctggttgtttaccgttttaacaattgaggagcattaaaacaacattattatatcaataatcaatgaatgttattacgtcgtcagttcaatcgcgacgtgtcaggaacgcattctctgaatggccgaactataaaatgaTGTAGGGGGAGTCCGGGATAGTTTAGCAGGTGGGAGACAATAGCCACTGGTCATAGAATCTCTGTTTACCTAGATATTGCGACGTTGCCACACTTCTTACAATTCATAGGCGCCTGCCACCTTACTTACGCGGCGTTGTTGCGTTCGGCAGTTTCGTTTTAGAGTTATAAGTAAATACACGTTTTTGAGCCCCGCAAGtactttttttcaattttcgatATTTGACTATTGTTGCTTACTGTTTATAGATTCCAGCATGTGATGAATACATACCCTTAGTGTAATTATCCTTATAACCTTTACGACAGACAGATTTTACTTGGATATTTTAGTTTCTTTTGTAAATTGAATAACGGATAGCTTGGCATGGGGTGGGAGACATTATCATGGCGCCGGGAGGAGACTTTACCCAGGGTAATCTCCCTCTGTTTCTGTtgcagtaatatttttaaacgaaaaataaatgaaactgcAGAGTCTAGAGCGAGTTCACCATCAATTTTGACGGAGGAATCTGAGCCAGCAATTTCAATAATAAGACAGTCAGCAGAGTTAGCTTCTATATCTCAAGATCTAGATAGGACAACGGTAGATTCTGATTCAcgacaaaaaactaaaataattttgccaCAAACGATTCATCCCTTCCCCAAAGCTTCTCTCAGAAAGAAACTCCGTCGTAGTAGACAGCCCGGAAAAActtaaattttaacaaaaaacaccAGAAAAGGGACACCAAGATGAGAATCAAGATATAATCGtgccaaaaaaaataattaaaataactaaacagaAACAAAAAGGCAAAGCAAGGACAAATACAGTGAAAAGACAAGTTTTACAGTCAAGTGACAGTGAGACAGACCCTGAAGGCAAACCCAAGTATGATGGTAGCTCTGATAGTCCATGAGCTATCATCATACTTGGGTTTGTCTTCAGGGTCtgtgtattaagatattgttaAATGTACCAGATATTTTGCTGTAGACAGACTGAaactatataattattatatgccatgtttttttaaatttaattattaatttaattataatttgttatttttattttaccaagGGTAAAGTCTCCCTTGTCGGGTGGTCAAGTCTCCCACCCAGACGGGAGATAATAGCCAAATCTCACTTCGGTAGAAATCGttaattactcaaaaagtattaatgatttacaaaactttcttaagaaaaaataaaccttaataaTGCAGCTTAGGGTAAAATTtttagaaaatagttttttatgaatataaagAGCATTAGATTTATGAGCA
The nucleotide sequence above comes from Helicoverpa zea isolate HzStark_Cry1AcR chromosome 10, ilHelZeax1.1, whole genome shotgun sequence. Encoded proteins:
- the LOC124633622 gene encoding acylphosphatase-1-like isoform X2 — its product is MSGAKSVDFEVFGRVQGVFFRKYTKEQAQKLGLRGWCKNTPHGTVLGHMQGPSDKMEAMMHWLKTTGSPSSKIEKCEFRNQMDIEKFTFTDFDIRRDEL
- the LOC124633622 gene encoding acylphosphatase-1-like isoform X1 — encoded protein: MLRVLILSAVTAAFRSNYVTVAAMSGAKSVDFEVFGRVQGVFFRKYTKEQAQKLGLRGWCKNTPHGTVLGHMQGPSDKMEAMMHWLKTTGSPSSKIEKCEFRNQMDIEKFTFTDFDIRRDEL
- the LOC124633621 gene encoding succinate dehydrogenase cytochrome b560 subunit, mitochondrial-like is translated as MAFLSCGRLGSRSVLASLNKVPTVLASANYAQAAGVPKIVYKKYEAPKLEHHDDRNARLKRPMSPHLTIYAPQLTSILSITHRTTGIILSGYFSVLGIGALVLPHDISHYIAIVESMNLSPATLFLGKFLLAAPVGYHLANGVRHLFWDMAKGLTIKEVYASGYTMLGLSVVITLILAAL